The Armatimonadota bacterium genome contains a region encoding:
- a CDS encoding tyrosine recombinase XerD codes for MNAETNVEALIDLFLRHLSEERNLSPHTVSAYAVDLRAFAAFLESTRFGPPSDWTPQIWVALAHHFRKQNLAESSIARRLSAIRSWMEYAKRKGAMKQAPSNALAKLSPRRRLPATLTVNDMRRMLNQPDGKSVAGLRDRAMLELLYGAGLRASELLGLRLSDVDLAQRTARVLGKRGKERLVPLNGIAIEHLERYLAERPEAPSDRLFLNLRGGPLSRISLWKIVKRYAAMAGIDKEVWPHMLRHSFATHLLSGGADLRAVQELLGHADIATTQIYTSVDTDRLREVHKKAHPRG; via the coding sequence ATGAACGCAGAAACTAACGTCGAGGCGCTCATAGACCTCTTCTTGCGCCACCTGAGCGAGGAGCGCAATCTGTCGCCGCACACCGTTTCGGCCTATGCGGTCGATCTGCGCGCCTTTGCGGCCTTCTTGGAATCGACCCGGTTTGGCCCCCCCAGCGATTGGACGCCGCAGATTTGGGTCGCGCTGGCGCACCACTTTCGCAAGCAGAACTTGGCCGAATCGAGCATCGCCCGCCGACTCTCGGCCATTCGATCTTGGATGGAGTATGCCAAGCGCAAAGGCGCGATGAAACAGGCGCCCTCGAACGCGCTGGCCAAACTATCCCCTCGCCGACGGCTGCCCGCCACGCTGACCGTCAACGACATGCGACGAATGCTCAATCAGCCCGATGGCAAGAGTGTGGCCGGACTGCGCGACCGGGCGATGCTCGAACTTCTTTACGGCGCAGGACTGCGGGCATCCGAACTGCTGGGGCTGAGGCTGTCGGACGTCGACCTGGCACAGCGCACGGCAAGAGTGTTGGGCAAACGGGGCAAGGAGCGATTGGTTCCGCTCAACGGCATCGCGATCGAGCATCTAGAGCGCTATCTGGCGGAGCGACCTGAAGCCCCTAGCGACCGGCTCTTTTTGAATCTGCGCGGCGGGCCGCTTTCGCGCATATCGCTCTGGAAGATCGTCAAGCGCTATGCGGCGATGGCGGGCATCGACAAAGAGGTCTGGCCGCACATGCTGAGACACTCGTTCGCGACGCACCTTTTGAGCGGCGGCGCCGACCTGCGGGCGGTACAGGAACTGTTGGGACATGCCGACATCGCGACCACCCAGATCTACACCAGCGTGGATACCGACCGACTGCGCGAAGTGCACAAAAAAGCACATCCGAGAGGCTGA